In Streptomyces sp. SID8374, one genomic interval encodes:
- a CDS encoding ABC transporter ATP-binding protein: protein MDPVTSSSASQDPAPSLAVSGLAYAYPDGHQALFGVNLTVGRGERVAVLGPNGAGKTTLVLHLNGILEAGSGTVHVAGLPVAKRHLAEIRRRVGIVFQDPDDQLFMPTVREDIAFGPASAGLRGPELEERVLRALKQVGMEEYVGRPPHHLSFGQRRRVAVATVLAMEPEILVLDEPSSNLDPASRRELADILRSLDVTVLMVTHDLPYALELCPRAVILSEGVIAADGRTQDLLCDEELMRAHRLELPFGFDPRSVTVPSP from the coding sequence ATGGACCCTGTGACTTCCTCCTCCGCGTCCCAGGACCCCGCCCCGTCACTCGCCGTCAGCGGCCTCGCCTACGCCTACCCCGACGGCCACCAGGCCCTCTTCGGGGTGAACCTGACCGTGGGGCGCGGCGAGCGCGTCGCGGTCCTCGGCCCCAACGGCGCGGGCAAGACCACGCTCGTCCTGCACCTCAACGGCATCCTGGAGGCGGGCTCCGGCACGGTCCACGTCGCCGGTCTCCCGGTGGCCAAGCGGCACCTCGCGGAGATCCGCCGCCGGGTCGGCATCGTCTTCCAGGACCCGGACGACCAGCTGTTCATGCCCACGGTCCGCGAGGACATCGCGTTCGGCCCGGCGTCGGCGGGGCTGCGCGGCCCCGAGCTGGAGGAGCGGGTCCTGCGGGCGCTGAAGCAGGTGGGGATGGAGGAGTACGTGGGCCGCCCGCCGCACCATCTCTCCTTCGGCCAGCGCCGCCGCGTCGCCGTGGCCACCGTCCTCGCGATGGAGCCGGAGATCCTGGTCCTGGACGAGCCCTCGTCCAACCTGGACCCGGCCTCCCGCCGCGAACTGGCCGACATCCTGCGCTCGTTGGATGTCACGGTGCTGATGGTCACCCACGACCTGCCGTACGCACTGGAGCTCTGCCCGCGCGCGGTGATCCTCAGCGAGGGCGTGATCGCCGCCGACGGACGTACGCAGGACCTCCTCTGCGACGAGGAGTTGATGCGGGCGCACCGCTTGGAGCTGCCGTTCGGCTTCGACCCGAGGTCGGTCACCGTTCCGTCGCCGTGA
- the cbiQ gene encoding cobalt ECF transporter T component CbiQ, with product MGAGHAHKLYRHGHSPVHRLPPHCKLAAVFGFVLVVVSTPREAMWAFALYAALLAAVAAAARIPVGFLLKRLVIEVPFVAFALLMPFVVPGEQTEVLGVSVSVPGLWGAWNVLAKATLGVAASVLLASTTELRAVLLGLQRLKLPPLLVQIASFMIRYGDVITDEMRRMSIARRSRGFEARGVRQWGVLATSMGALFIRSYERGERVHLAMVSRGYAGTMPVIDEVTATRTQWAYAAALPVLALTVCLLGWTL from the coding sequence ATGGGAGCGGGCCACGCGCACAAGCTCTACCGGCACGGACACAGCCCGGTCCACCGGCTGCCCCCGCACTGCAAACTGGCCGCCGTCTTCGGCTTCGTGCTCGTGGTCGTCTCCACCCCGCGTGAGGCGATGTGGGCCTTCGCCCTGTACGCGGCGCTCCTGGCGGCCGTCGCGGCGGCGGCCCGCATCCCGGTCGGCTTCCTGCTGAAGCGGCTGGTCATCGAGGTGCCGTTCGTGGCGTTCGCGCTGCTCATGCCGTTCGTGGTGCCGGGCGAGCAGACCGAGGTCCTCGGCGTCTCGGTCAGCGTCCCCGGCCTCTGGGGCGCCTGGAACGTGCTGGCCAAGGCCACCCTCGGCGTTGCCGCCTCGGTGCTCCTGGCCTCCACCACCGAGCTGCGGGCCGTCCTGCTCGGCCTCCAGCGGCTGAAGCTGCCCCCACTGCTCGTCCAGATCGCCTCGTTCATGATCCGGTACGGGGACGTCATCACCGACGAGATGCGGCGTATGTCGATCGCCCGCCGCTCCCGGGGGTTCGAGGCGCGCGGCGTACGGCAGTGGGGCGTCCTGGCCACCTCGATGGGCGCCCTGTTCATCCGCTCGTACGAACGGGGCGAGCGCGTCCACCTCGCCATGGTCAGCCGGGGGTACGCGGGCACGATGCCCGTGATCGACGAGGTGACGGCCACCCGGACCCAATGGGCGTACGCGGCGGCCCTCCCCGTGCTCGCGCTCACGGTCTGTCTGCTGGGATGGACCCTGTGA
- a CDS encoding energy-coupling factor ABC transporter permease, which translates to MHVPDGFIDAPVSVAAGVLAAGAVAVSLRGARRELDERTAPLAGLVAAFIFAVQMLNFPVAAGTSGHLMGGALAAILVGPYTAVLCLAVVLLMQGIFFADGGLTALGVNITVMGVVTVVVAYALFRLLTGLLPRTRRSATASAFVAALVSVPVSAAAFTLLYWIGGTTDIPIGKVFTAMVGVHILIGIGEAVITALTVGAVLAVRPDLVHGVQGLAAPLKLRVDGELVDAPAATREPEPAAAPRSTRGFWITGLVSAFVLAGFVSFYASGNPDGLERVAADQGIDEKVREHGAADSPLADYGVGDISDARLSGGLAGVIGVSATVVVGTGVFWVVRRRKEESAEASRDHENV; encoded by the coding sequence ATGCATGTACCCGATGGTTTCATCGATGCACCTGTCTCCGTCGCCGCCGGGGTTCTCGCCGCCGGCGCGGTCGCCGTCAGCCTTCGTGGCGCCCGCCGCGAACTGGACGAGCGCACCGCCCCGCTCGCCGGTCTGGTGGCCGCGTTCATCTTCGCCGTGCAGATGCTGAACTTCCCGGTGGCCGCCGGTACCAGCGGCCATCTGATGGGAGGGGCGCTGGCCGCGATCCTTGTCGGGCCGTACACGGCGGTGCTCTGCCTGGCGGTGGTGCTGCTGATGCAGGGCATCTTCTTCGCGGACGGCGGCCTCACCGCGCTCGGCGTGAACATCACCGTCATGGGCGTGGTCACCGTCGTCGTCGCGTACGCGCTGTTCCGCCTGCTCACCGGCCTCCTGCCGCGCACCCGCCGGTCCGCGACCGCCTCGGCGTTCGTCGCCGCGCTGGTCTCCGTACCCGTGTCGGCCGCCGCGTTCACGCTGCTCTACTGGATCGGCGGCACCACCGACATCCCGATCGGCAAGGTGTTCACGGCCATGGTCGGCGTACACATCCTGATCGGTATCGGCGAGGCGGTCATCACCGCGCTGACCGTCGGCGCCGTCCTCGCCGTACGCCCGGACCTCGTCCACGGCGTCCAGGGCCTGGCCGCGCCCCTCAAGCTCCGGGTCGACGGCGAACTGGTCGACGCCCCGGCCGCCACGCGCGAACCGGAGCCCGCCGCCGCGCCCCGGTCGACCCGTGGCTTCTGGATCACCGGCCTGGTCTCGGCGTTCGTCCTCGCCGGGTTCGTCTCCTTCTACGCCTCCGGCAACCCCGACGGCCTGGAGCGGGTCGCCGCCGACCAGGGCATCGACGAGAAGGTCCGGGAGCACGGCGCGGCCGACTCCCCGCTCGCCGACTACGGGGTCGGCGACATCTCCGACGCGAGGCTCTCCGGCGGTCTCGCCGGGGTGATCGGCGTCAGCGCCACGGTCGTCGTGGGCACGGGCGTCTTCTGGGTGGTGCGCCGCCGCAAGGAGGAGTCCGCCGAGGCGTCCCGCGACCACGAGAACGTCTGA
- a CDS encoding SsgA family sporulation/cell division regulator — protein MSPVIEEHARARLITDGPLTRPVPVDLRYDAAEDPRTVHITLPGGTDWAFGRDLLERGLRSPIERGAVRVWPCGRTQLIVELHSTDGVEVFQFEIRTLIRFLARTRAQAAATAAPSDGTPEKQPSRTTTATRPERGAPATRG, from the coding sequence ATGTCCCCTGTGATCGAAGAACATGCACGCGCCCGGCTCATCACCGATGGCCCTCTGACCCGTCCGGTCCCCGTCGATCTGCGCTACGACGCCGCCGAGGACCCGCGCACCGTCCACATCACCCTGCCCGGCGGCACCGACTGGGCGTTCGGCCGCGACCTCCTGGAACGCGGCCTGCGCTCCCCGATCGAGCGCGGCGCCGTCCGCGTCTGGCCCTGCGGACGTACGCAGCTGATCGTGGAGCTGCACTCGACGGATGGGGTCGAGGTGTTCCAGTTCGAGATCAGGACCCTGATCCGCTTCCTGGCCCGCACCCGCGCACAGGCCGCGGCGACGGCCGCACCGTCGGACGGGACCCCGGAGAAGCAGCCGTCCCGCACCACCACCGCCACCCGCCCGGAGCGGGGCGCCCCGGCGACCCGCGGCTGA